One Streptomyces drozdowiczii DNA segment encodes these proteins:
- a CDS encoding DNRLRE domain-containing protein yields the protein MPSRPRPRPHAVFRHAFAGRSSRAAALTAGSVLLALGATLLPPPALTPFARAADAAAPWSDTEAPTQRTGTAAGRDHEVGADRTDATGRNDLDPADLETGDGALPLHDGGNGFATVEPEAAQTALEPGTEATEKDGTTGYDPDESVEIPAERTATSKEFGNPDGTRTTRVYTEPVHYEDASGTWQDIDTSLVPADEAKGAPEAAKTDGDRLAAASDDTGLTLAPQGDDPALARLTLDEGQHAVGFGLDGASDTTAQVHGDTAHYAGIRPGADVTLQATHGAVKETIVLDSADAPHVWTFPLDLDGLTPSLDQHGAVLLKDADGAAQAVIPKGWMEDSSHDAETGGPALSGDVDYALTEKDGRWSLKVELDDAWLAAPQRVYPVKVDPSVDDIDSNGDAFVQDSWPDSNFAGDDELKIGSYDGGTNRAISYMRFNNVTSKLKNRYILNADLGLFNVFSSSCSAQKMTVNQVTGSWSSTTVTWNNRPASLDHLIASDSFAYGENCGGSKWRTIDLGNKGVDLVQGWVDGSITNNGLAIWADFDSSGPWKRFGSANSANKPYLSVTHSAYGAWYTVGSQTAPLTGGQSGEVDVTVKNTGDFTWEPQGWNEVRLGTRVRNYSTGALMEQKAFTRLNERLTPGDDTTLSARIPPLPRGSTRSTSTYSGCATRSGSPPRASRSPPSPSPPRTSAPGSPTSTRTPADRSAASPRPCSWTPRPSTTTRPAPRSTTTSRSARARRPSPPAASTPAGRPSGPGTSPRPS from the coding sequence GTGCCCAGCCGCCCCCGCCCCCGTCCGCACGCGGTCTTCCGGCACGCCTTCGCGGGGCGCTCCTCGCGCGCCGCCGCCCTGACGGCGGGCAGCGTGCTCCTGGCGCTGGGCGCGACCCTGCTGCCGCCCCCGGCCCTGACGCCGTTCGCGCGCGCCGCCGACGCCGCGGCGCCCTGGTCCGACACCGAGGCGCCCACCCAGCGCACCGGGACCGCGGCGGGCCGCGACCACGAGGTCGGCGCCGACCGCACCGACGCCACCGGCCGCAACGACCTCGACCCGGCGGACCTGGAGACGGGCGATGGCGCCCTGCCGCTGCACGACGGTGGCAACGGGTTCGCGACGGTCGAGCCGGAGGCGGCGCAGACCGCCCTCGAACCGGGCACCGAGGCCACCGAAAAGGACGGCACGACCGGCTACGACCCGGACGAGAGCGTCGAGATACCCGCCGAACGTACGGCCACCTCCAAGGAGTTCGGCAACCCCGACGGCACCCGCACCACCCGCGTCTACACCGAACCCGTGCACTACGAGGACGCCTCCGGCACCTGGCAGGACATCGACACCTCGCTGGTCCCGGCCGACGAGGCCAAGGGCGCTCCCGAGGCCGCGAAGACGGACGGCGACCGGCTGGCCGCCGCCTCCGACGACACCGGACTCACCCTCGCCCCCCAGGGCGACGACCCGGCCCTGGCCCGGCTGACCCTGGACGAGGGGCAGCACGCGGTCGGCTTCGGGCTCGACGGTGCGTCGGACACCACCGCGCAGGTCCACGGCGACACCGCGCACTACGCCGGCATCCGGCCGGGCGCGGACGTGACCCTTCAGGCGACACACGGCGCGGTCAAGGAGACCATCGTCCTCGACTCGGCCGACGCGCCGCACGTCTGGACGTTCCCGCTCGACCTCGACGGGCTCACCCCCTCTCTGGACCAGCACGGCGCGGTCCTCCTGAAGGATGCGGACGGCGCCGCCCAGGCGGTCATCCCCAAGGGCTGGATGGAGGACTCGTCGCACGACGCGGAGACCGGCGGCCCCGCCCTCTCCGGCGACGTCGACTACGCCCTCACCGAGAAGGACGGCCGCTGGTCGCTGAAGGTCGAGTTGGACGACGCGTGGCTCGCCGCTCCGCAGCGCGTGTACCCGGTCAAGGTCGACCCGAGCGTGGACGACATCGACAGCAACGGCGACGCCTTCGTCCAGGACTCCTGGCCGGACAGCAACTTCGCCGGGGACGACGAGCTGAAGATCGGCAGCTACGACGGAGGCACCAACCGCGCCATCAGCTACATGCGGTTCAACAACGTCACCAGCAAGCTCAAGAACCGCTACATCCTCAACGCCGACCTCGGTCTGTTCAACGTCTTCTCCTCAAGTTGCAGTGCCCAGAAGATGACGGTCAACCAGGTCACCGGCTCGTGGAGCTCCACCACGGTCACCTGGAACAACCGTCCGGCGAGCCTCGACCACCTGATCGCCTCCGACTCGTTCGCCTACGGCGAGAACTGCGGCGGATCCAAGTGGCGGACCATCGATCTCGGCAACAAGGGCGTCGACCTCGTCCAGGGCTGGGTGGACGGCTCCATCACCAACAACGGGCTGGCGATCTGGGCCGACTTCGACAGCTCCGGCCCCTGGAAGCGCTTCGGCAGCGCCAACTCGGCGAACAAGCCGTACCTCAGCGTCACCCACAGCGCCTACGGCGCGTGGTACACCGTCGGGTCGCAGACCGCCCCGCTGACCGGCGGCCAGAGCGGTGAGGTGGACGTCACCGTCAAGAACACGGGTGACTTCACCTGGGAGCCCCAGGGCTGGAACGAGGTCCGCCTCGGCACCCGGGTGCGCAACTACAGCACCGGCGCCCTCATGGAACAGAAGGCGTTCACCCGTCTCAACGAGCGCCTGACCCCGGGCGACGACACGACCCTGAGCGCCCGCATACCCCCGCTTCCCCGGGGAAGTACAAGGTCAACTTCGACGTACAGCGGCTGCGCGACCAGAAGTGGTTCTCCACCGAGAGCGTCCCGGTCGCCACCGTCACCGTCACCTCCCAGGACATCGGCCCCCGGGTCACCGACGTCTACCCGCACCCCGGCGGACAGGTCGGCAGCCTCACCCCGACCCTGTTCATGGACACCGAGACCGTCGACCACTACCCGGCCGGCGCCGCGATCGACCACTACTTCGAGGTCTGCTCGGGCACGACGGCCAAGCCCACCGGCTGCGTCAACTCCGGCTGGCAGACCAAGCGGACCTGGAACGTCCCCGCGTCCAAGCTGA
- a CDS encoding FG-GAP and VCBS repeat-containing protein — MAEEKATKRRPKAWHAAVALLASVGVVATVALTAGSGHAAKPYDFNGDGKPDLVVGLPGNTVSGHAGAGSVIIANGTSTGPSRSAVRIDQASPGVGGDPENDDAFGQSVASCDFDNNGYADLAVASPMEAIGDVEGAGMLSVHYGGSGGIYNSTTETFSEDTASYPGAVAKDEIFAYTLATGDVNGDGYCDLAIGQPLDSAGGASNAGTIKIMFGTSTGLNAKDTIQIDQNTANVPGGPEKEDRFGEQLAVADVNGDGVGDLISATIGEQIAGSSDRGSLHILYGPIKNGAPAAGGYIDSGNVDGIGEFAGSALAVGHFNDDAYADVAVGVSDEQVGGKGAAGRLAVFYGSSQGLSATSRVKLFDQDSPGISGAPEMEDYFASSLASGDFDGDGTDDLVVGMRSEAIGSATGAGASMILFGNATGGVTTKGALWIDQDTDKVPGDPAVGDHFGWTVGALDTDGNGRVEPLVGAPGNAAGTVTVLKVKPGTLESATALAEADLGFSAGSDGDAFGAALPH, encoded by the coding sequence ATGGCCGAAGAGAAGGCAACGAAGCGTCGGCCCAAGGCGTGGCATGCGGCCGTCGCCCTGCTCGCCTCCGTGGGCGTGGTGGCGACGGTCGCCCTCACGGCCGGCTCCGGCCATGCGGCCAAGCCCTATGACTTCAACGGCGACGGCAAGCCGGACCTCGTCGTCGGCCTGCCCGGAAACACCGTGTCGGGCCACGCGGGCGCCGGTTCGGTCATCATCGCCAACGGCACCTCCACCGGGCCCTCCCGCAGCGCGGTCCGCATCGACCAGGCGTCTCCGGGCGTGGGGGGCGACCCGGAGAACGACGACGCCTTCGGCCAGTCGGTGGCTAGCTGCGACTTCGACAACAACGGGTACGCCGACCTCGCGGTGGCCTCGCCGATGGAGGCGATCGGGGACGTCGAGGGGGCCGGGATGCTGAGCGTCCACTACGGCGGCTCCGGCGGGATCTACAACTCCACGACCGAGACCTTCAGCGAGGACACGGCGTCCTACCCGGGCGCGGTGGCCAAGGACGAGATCTTCGCGTACACCCTGGCCACCGGTGACGTCAACGGCGACGGCTACTGCGACCTCGCCATCGGCCAGCCCCTCGACAGCGCCGGGGGCGCGTCCAACGCTGGCACCATCAAGATCATGTTCGGCACGTCCACCGGCCTGAACGCCAAGGACACCATCCAGATCGACCAGAACACGGCGAACGTGCCCGGCGGCCCCGAGAAGGAGGACCGCTTCGGCGAGCAGCTCGCCGTGGCCGACGTCAACGGCGACGGCGTCGGAGATCTGATCTCCGCCACCATCGGCGAGCAGATAGCCGGCAGCTCCGACCGGGGCTCGCTGCACATCCTGTACGGCCCCATCAAGAACGGGGCCCCGGCCGCCGGCGGCTACATCGACTCCGGCAACGTCGACGGCATCGGCGAATTCGCGGGCAGCGCGCTGGCGGTAGGCCACTTCAACGACGACGCCTACGCGGACGTCGCTGTCGGCGTGTCCGACGAGCAGGTCGGCGGGAAGGGCGCGGCCGGACGGCTCGCGGTCTTCTACGGGAGCTCCCAAGGCCTGTCCGCCACCAGCCGCGTGAAGCTCTTCGACCAGGACTCCCCCGGCATCTCCGGCGCACCCGAGATGGAGGACTACTTCGCGTCCAGCCTCGCCTCGGGCGACTTCGACGGGGACGGCACGGACGACCTCGTCGTCGGCATGCGCAGCGAGGCGATCGGCTCCGCGACCGGTGCCGGCGCCTCCATGATCCTCTTCGGCAACGCGACCGGTGGTGTCACGACCAAGGGCGCACTGTGGATCGACCAGGACACCGACAAGGTGCCCGGCGACCCGGCCGTCGGCGACCACTTCGGCTGGACGGTCGGGGCCCTGGACACCGATGGCAACGGCCGCGTCGAACCGCTGGTCGGCGCCCCCGGCAACGCGGCCGGGACCGTCACCGTGCTCAAGGTCAAGCCCGGCACCCTGGAGTCGGCCACGGCCCTCGCGGAGGCCGACCTCGGTTTCTCGGCGGGCAGCGACGGCGACGCGTTCGGGGCGGCGCTGCCGCACTGA
- a CDS encoding RNA ligase family protein, giving the protein MRTHYPRTAHLPWSPGATSDDVRMTDLAALAGTEVVVTEKLDGENTTLYADGLHARSLDSAHHPSRTWVKALQARVGPRIPQGWRICGENMFARHSLAYDALESHFYGFSVWDGDRCLGWDRTVGFLRSLGIPAPPVLWRGVFDAKALRALKPDTGRQEGYVVRPAASFPAALFGRVVGKWVRPGHVVTDTHWMHAEVVENGLGPAAALWSVRSGAPVDPAALAAAVGAGPGDGPEKALAAADALDALGRTGDDRLAGVLAALLHGTRRTALAPLLAPSVGMPLARRVADLVGLAPGLHRPYPDEERRAGLARMALAADLSVLHAVSGVLADTAGAREQVEWSALHAEEVREPDGLAEAFAGLGPEAAARCLAQAREAYADGRIATAEEAVAATWRWRSGDFPRLVQLAGPSGSGKSTFARGLPGVAAYISLDDLRMARGSRADQSANGDVLREGLDRLDAALVPGATVVWDATSLNPHQRSLVHAVARRRDALVTHAVAWIGEAELAARNGRREHPVPPQVLASQLHRFVPPYPGQAHRTWYIGTSGTVEDRA; this is encoded by the coding sequence ATGCGGACGCACTATCCACGGACGGCTCATCTGCCCTGGTCGCCCGGGGCCACCTCCGACGACGTGCGGATGACCGACCTGGCGGCGCTGGCCGGGACCGAGGTCGTCGTCACCGAGAAGCTGGACGGGGAGAACACCACGTTGTACGCCGACGGGCTGCACGCCCGTTCGCTGGACTCGGCGCACCATCCGTCGCGGACCTGGGTGAAGGCCCTCCAGGCCCGCGTCGGTCCCCGGATCCCACAGGGGTGGCGGATCTGCGGCGAGAACATGTTCGCGCGGCACTCCCTGGCGTACGACGCGCTGGAGAGCCACTTCTACGGGTTCTCCGTGTGGGACGGCGACCGCTGTCTCGGCTGGGACCGGACCGTGGGCTTCCTGCGCTCCCTGGGCATCCCGGCGCCCCCGGTGCTGTGGCGCGGGGTCTTCGACGCGAAGGCGCTGCGCGCGCTGAAGCCGGACACCGGGCGGCAGGAGGGGTACGTCGTCCGGCCGGCCGCGAGCTTCCCGGCCGCGCTGTTCGGGCGCGTCGTCGGGAAGTGGGTGCGGCCGGGCCATGTGGTGACCGATACGCACTGGATGCACGCGGAGGTCGTGGAGAACGGGCTCGGGCCCGCGGCGGCGCTCTGGTCCGTACGGTCCGGAGCGCCCGTCGACCCGGCGGCGCTGGCGGCGGCGGTGGGCGCCGGTCCGGGAGACGGGCCGGAGAAGGCCCTCGCCGCCGCCGACGCCCTGGACGCCCTCGGCCGCACCGGGGACGACCGGCTCGCCGGTGTCCTCGCCGCGCTGCTGCACGGCACCCGCCGCACCGCCCTCGCGCCGCTCCTCGCCCCCAGCGTCGGCATGCCGCTCGCCCGGCGCGTCGCGGACCTCGTCGGGCTGGCCCCCGGGCTGCACCGGCCCTACCCCGACGAGGAGCGGCGCGCCGGGCTGGCCCGGATGGCGCTCGCCGCCGACCTGTCCGTGCTGCACGCGGTGTCCGGGGTGCTGGCGGACACCGCCGGGGCGCGGGAGCAGGTCGAGTGGTCGGCGCTGCACGCGGAGGAGGTGCGGGAGCCGGACGGGCTGGCCGAGGCGTTCGCCGGGCTCGGGCCGGAGGCCGCCGCGCGCTGCCTGGCGCAGGCCCGCGAGGCGTACGCGGACGGCCGTATCGCCACCGCCGAGGAGGCCGTCGCCGCGACCTGGCGGTGGCGGTCCGGGGACTTCCCGCGCCTGGTCCAGCTGGCCGGGCCCTCGGGCAGCGGCAAGAGCACCTTCGCCCGGGGCCTGCCGGGGGTCGCCGCGTACATCTCGCTGGACGATCTGCGCATGGCAAGGGGCTCGCGGGCCGACCAGAGCGCCAACGGGGACGTGCTGCGCGAGGGCCTGGACCGGCTGGACGCGGCCCTCGTCCCCGGCGCGACGGTGGTCTGGGACGCCACCTCGCTCAACCCGCACCAGCGCTCCCTGGTCCACGCGGTCGCCCGCCGCCGCGACGCGCTGGTGACGCACGCCGTGGCGTGGATCGGCGAGGCGGAGCTGGCCGCGCGCAACGGGCGCCGGGAGCACCCCGTACCGCCGCAGGTGCTGGCGTCGCAGCTGCACCGGTTCGTGCCCCCGTATCCCGGCCAGGCGCACCGCACCTGGTACATCGGCACCAGCGGAACCGTGGAGGACCGGGCCTGA
- a CDS encoding RNA repair domain-containing protein: MRTSEEIYHRVRWDARFDPARFVLGVAQRGREPKRVPLDRFTPGGDIPWHRVLFFEADGEVVWDRATGTDRIDATDAGRIREARRLPSPYFTARTPHAYSPATGTWSVAPTGAKGPPGPLTVLTWNTLWDRYDSDRIDTARRRPLLAEALRAADADVIALQEVEPALLALLLRCEWVSAHYTLATDPAGHDVPDHGLLLLSRLPVSEAAVHVLGPHKAVAAAVVETADGPVTVAVTHLSSDHSPEGAARRDAELADLATGLAAVEGELVLVGDFNDGGDHPQTRLAMADAWTEVHGPADDTPTFDPSANPLAAISSLSGRVSRLDRVLLRTDRLRACTATLLGEEPGPGGLHVSDHYGVRVGLGAASLHTEEVAERVAAALPGAHVHLVGSRRMGCALPGADLDLVAALPDVTGVRDRLAAAFPEARDLREVSGARVPGLRWYVDGLRVDLVTVATGTVPPAEAVARRAELGEAAAVALSAVSDAEAFPRQEAFTALARGVKEWAAARGLDSAPCGGLPGIAWATLAARTAHGGGGLRDFFATWAAWDWREPVGGGPATGDPVTVYTPTAPVRSCTAQVSAAGRDVLTAELFRAWELLDTEPAALCAPPPLTEHTAWALAAAAPSEEGRLRGRLLALTAALAEAGAPDTRVWPRPITTPDHTGYAIGLGATPPEAHRLAEIGAEVLRGLRGASLRPGPNPVARPRDT, translated from the coding sequence ATGCGTACGAGCGAGGAGATCTACCACCGGGTCCGCTGGGACGCCCGCTTCGACCCGGCGCGCTTCGTGCTGGGCGTGGCGCAGCGGGGCCGGGAGCCGAAGCGGGTGCCGCTGGACCGGTTCACGCCGGGCGGCGACATCCCCTGGCACCGGGTCCTCTTCTTCGAGGCGGACGGCGAGGTCGTCTGGGACCGGGCGACGGGCACGGACCGCATCGACGCGACGGACGCCGGGCGGATACGGGAGGCGCGCCGCCTGCCTTCCCCGTACTTCACGGCCCGGACCCCGCACGCGTACTCCCCCGCGACGGGCACCTGGTCCGTGGCGCCGACCGGCGCGAAGGGTCCGCCGGGTCCGCTGACGGTCCTCACCTGGAACACCCTTTGGGACCGCTACGACAGCGACCGCATCGACACCGCGCGCCGCCGCCCCCTGCTGGCCGAGGCGCTGCGCGCGGCGGACGCGGACGTGATCGCGCTCCAGGAGGTGGAGCCGGCGCTGCTCGCGCTGCTGCTGCGCTGCGAGTGGGTGAGTGCTCACTACACCCTCGCGACCGACCCGGCCGGCCACGACGTCCCCGATCACGGCCTGCTGCTGCTCAGCCGCCTGCCGGTGAGCGAGGCGGCGGTGCACGTACTGGGCCCGCACAAGGCGGTCGCGGCGGCGGTCGTGGAAACGGCGGACGGCCCGGTCACGGTGGCCGTCACGCATCTCAGCAGCGACCACTCCCCCGAGGGCGCGGCCCGCCGGGACGCCGAACTGGCCGACCTGGCCACGGGGTTGGCGGCGGTGGAGGGCGAACTCGTCCTGGTCGGCGACTTCAACGACGGCGGCGACCATCCGCAGACCCGCCTGGCGATGGCGGACGCGTGGACGGAGGTGCACGGCCCCGCCGACGACACCCCGACCTTCGACCCGTCGGCCAATCCGCTGGCCGCGATCTCGTCCCTGTCGGGGCGGGTGTCGCGGCTGGACCGCGTACTGCTGCGTACGGACCGGCTGCGGGCGTGTACGGCGACCCTGCTCGGGGAAGAGCCCGGGCCGGGTGGCCTGCATGTGTCGGATCACTACGGGGTACGGGTGGGGCTCGGCGCGGCCTCCCTCCACACCGAAGAGGTGGCGGAACGCGTCGCCGCCGCCCTCCCCGGCGCGCACGTCCACCTCGTCGGCTCGCGGCGCATGGGCTGCGCACTCCCCGGCGCCGACCTGGACCTGGTGGCGGCGCTCCCCGACGTCACGGGCGTACGGGACCGGCTCGCGGCCGCCTTCCCGGAGGCGCGGGACCTGCGCGAGGTGAGCGGGGCCCGTGTCCCCGGGCTGCGCTGGTACGTGGACGGGCTGCGGGTGGACCTGGTCACCGTGGCGACGGGGACCGTGCCCCCGGCCGAAGCGGTGGCGCGCCGCGCGGAGCTGGGCGAGGCGGCGGCCGTCGCGCTGAGCGCGGTGAGCGACGCGGAGGCGTTCCCGCGTCAGGAGGCGTTCACCGCGCTCGCGCGGGGCGTGAAGGAGTGGGCGGCGGCGCGGGGCCTGGACTCCGCGCCGTGCGGCGGCCTGCCGGGCATCGCCTGGGCGACCCTCGCGGCCCGTACGGCACACGGGGGCGGCGGCCTCCGGGACTTCTTCGCGACCTGGGCGGCATGGGACTGGCGCGAACCGGTGGGCGGGGGCCCGGCGACGGGCGACCCGGTCACGGTGTACACGCCGACGGCACCGGTCCGCTCCTGCACGGCCCAGGTGAGCGCCGCGGGGCGTGACGTGCTGACGGCGGAGTTGTTCCGGGCCTGGGAGCTGCTGGACACGGAACCGGCCGCGCTCTGCGCCCCGCCCCCGCTCACGGAGCACACCGCCTGGGCTCTCGCGGCGGCGGCCCCGTCCGAGGAGGGGCGCCTGCGAGGCCGCCTCCTGGCCCTGACCGCCGCCCTCGCGGAAGCCGGCGCCCCCGACACCCGCGTCTGGCCCCGCCCGATCACGACCCCCGACCACACGGGTTACGCGATCGGCCTGGGCGCGACACCCCCGGAGGCGCACCGCCTGGCGGAGATCGGGGCGGAGGTCCTGCGCGGGCTCAGGGGGGCGTCGCTGCGCCCCGGCCCGAACCCGGTGGCGCGTCCGCGCGACACCTGA
- a CDS encoding alpha/beta hydrolase family protein — protein sequence MRLVEGGVPGTARRFAALLRTERFEESVELFAPALRAALPAEQLRLAWSTEVAGRGGRAAVEEPVAEAGSARVRIPVLCAEGGFTVVTSVGDDGLLQGLRFDTQGDAAWEPPGYVDEDRFTECDVVVGDGPLAVPGTLTLPVGEGPWPAVVLLSGGGAFDRDETIGANKPLKDLAWGLASRQVAVLRFDKVTFAHPDLLPPDFTMADEYVPHALAAVRLLRQRPEVAPDRIHLLGHSMGGKAAPRIAAADPSVAGLVLLAADTQPMHEAAVRVARHLAELAPGPAADAMVSTLVRQAAAVADPGLTPDTPPESLPLGFSASYWLDLRAYDPSATAARLHRPMLILQGGRDYQVTVADDLAGWRRALADRPEVSIRVHERADHLLFAGSGPSTPADYARPGHVDPGVVDDVANWLTRRATP from the coding sequence ATGAGACTGGTTGAGGGCGGGGTACCGGGGACGGCGCGGCGATTCGCCGCGCTGTTGCGGACGGAGCGGTTCGAGGAATCCGTGGAGCTGTTCGCACCCGCGCTGCGGGCGGCGCTCCCCGCCGAGCAGCTGCGGCTCGCCTGGTCGACCGAGGTCGCGGGACGCGGCGGCCGCGCGGCCGTGGAGGAGCCGGTGGCCGAGGCCGGCTCGGCGCGCGTGCGCATACCGGTGCTCTGCGCCGAGGGCGGATTCACCGTGGTCACGTCGGTCGGTGACGACGGGCTGTTGCAGGGGCTGCGGTTCGACACGCAGGGCGACGCCGCGTGGGAGCCGCCGGGTTACGTGGACGAGGACCGGTTCACCGAGTGCGACGTCGTCGTGGGCGACGGGCCGCTCGCCGTCCCCGGCACGCTCACCCTGCCCGTGGGCGAGGGGCCGTGGCCCGCCGTGGTCCTGCTCAGCGGCGGCGGCGCGTTCGACCGGGACGAGACCATCGGCGCGAACAAGCCGCTGAAGGACCTCGCGTGGGGCCTCGCCTCCCGGCAGGTGGCCGTCCTGCGCTTCGACAAGGTGACCTTCGCCCACCCGGACCTTCTGCCGCCGGACTTCACGATGGCCGACGAGTACGTGCCCCACGCGCTCGCCGCCGTCCGGCTGCTGCGGCAGCGGCCCGAGGTGGCCCCGGACCGGATTCACCTGCTGGGGCACAGCATGGGCGGCAAGGCGGCGCCCCGGATCGCCGCGGCCGACCCGTCCGTAGCGGGCCTGGTGCTGCTCGCCGCGGACACGCAGCCGATGCACGAGGCGGCCGTCCGGGTGGCCCGCCACCTGGCAGAACTCGCCCCCGGGCCGGCCGCCGACGCGATGGTGTCGACCCTGGTCCGGCAGGCCGCCGCGGTGGCGGACCCGGGGCTCACGCCCGACACGCCCCCGGAGTCGCTGCCGCTGGGCTTCTCCGCCTCCTACTGGCTCGACCTGCGCGCCTACGACCCGTCGGCCACGGCCGCCCGGCTGCACCGCCCGATGCTGATCCTCCAGGGCGGCCGGGACTACCAGGTGACCGTCGCCGACGACCTCGCGGGCTGGCGGCGCGCCCTCGCGGACCGCCCGGAGGTGTCGATCCGCGTCCACGAGCGCGCCGACCACCTCCTCTTCGCCGGAAGCGGCCCGTCCACCCCGGCCGACTACGCGCGGCCCGGCCATGTGGACCCCGGGGTGGTGGACGACGTGGCGAACTGGCTGACGCGGCGCGCGACCCCGTAG
- a CDS encoding helix-turn-helix domain-containing protein has translation MDSLDLLAHPIRLRIVLAMGGVRTLTTSQLRARIPEASKATVYRHIDLLAAGGILEVAEERRVRGAVERHYRLRQDRARIGPEEVSALTPEDHRRAFATAMTALLAEFTAYLDREGADPVADRVGYRQHSVWLSPAELEELIGGLRAAIAPKLANEPSPERTQYLLSPIHFPMEAPPSEAGT, from the coding sequence GTGGACTCCCTGGACCTGCTCGCCCATCCCATCCGGCTGCGGATCGTTCTCGCGATGGGTGGCGTACGGACGCTGACCACCTCTCAGCTCCGCGCCCGCATCCCGGAAGCCTCCAAGGCCACCGTCTACCGGCACATCGACCTGCTGGCGGCCGGGGGCATCCTCGAGGTGGCCGAGGAGCGCCGGGTGCGCGGCGCCGTGGAACGGCACTACCGGCTACGGCAGGACCGGGCCAGGATCGGCCCGGAGGAGGTCTCCGCGCTCACCCCGGAGGACCACCGGCGCGCCTTCGCCACCGCGATGACGGCCTTGCTGGCCGAGTTCACCGCCTACCTGGACCGCGAGGGGGCCGATCCCGTGGCGGACCGGGTGGGCTACCGCCAGCATTCGGTCTGGCTGAGCCCGGCGGAGCTGGAGGAGCTGATCGGCGGCCTGCGCGCGGCGATCGCCCCGAAACTCGCCAACGAGCCGAGCCCGGAGCGGACTCAGTACCTGCTCAGCCCGATCCACTTCCCGATGGAAGCGCCTCCCTCGGAAGCGGGGACGTAG
- a CDS encoding RNA polymerase sigma factor, with amino-acid sequence MTSDTRDKDGPAAAARDPDLFEEFYRRHFDAITRFVARRVTDPHTVADLTAEVFLAAIDSADSYRPGRGSETAWLYGIARNLVGAEARRTARQAALGARIAGRRLLEADDIARLEEQLDAEAAGRRALAALSGLPQGERALLELITVDQLTLPEAASALGLRQVTARVRLHRARKTLRGAAGGVTDEPAPALAGDALIAGAGERA; translated from the coding sequence TTGACGAGCGACACCCGCGACAAGGACGGACCGGCGGCGGCAGCGCGCGACCCGGACCTCTTCGAGGAGTTCTACCGGCGCCACTTCGACGCGATCACCCGCTTCGTCGCCCGGCGCGTCACCGACCCCCACACGGTCGCGGACCTGACGGCGGAGGTCTTCCTCGCCGCGATCGACTCCGCGGACTCCTACCGTCCGGGCCGGGGCAGCGAGACGGCCTGGCTGTACGGCATAGCCCGCAACCTGGTCGGCGCCGAGGCCCGCCGCACCGCCCGCCAAGCGGCCCTGGGCGCCCGGATCGCGGGCCGCAGGCTGCTGGAGGCGGACGACATCGCGCGCCTGGAGGAGCAGTTGGACGCCGAGGCCGCCGGCCGCCGGGCCCTGGCCGCGCTCTCCGGCCTGCCGCAGGGCGAGCGCGCGCTGCTGGAGCTCATCACCGTGGACCAGCTCACCCTCCCCGAGGCCGCCTCGGCGCTCGGCCTGCGCCAGGTGACCGCCCGGGTGCGGCTGCACCGGGCGCGCAAGACGCTGCGCGGGGCGGCCGGCGGCGTCACGGACGAACCGGCGCCGGCACTCGCCGGGGACGCACTGATCGCGGGAGCAGGGGAGAGGGCATGA
- a CDS encoding GlsB/YeaQ/YmgE family stress response membrane protein, translating into MGIIAWIIIGLLAGLIAKALVPGKDPGGIIITMLIGIAGGLLGGWLGKVIFGVDSIDGFFELSTWIAAIVGSIILLVLYRVITGNRRHA; encoded by the coding sequence ATGGGCATCATCGCGTGGATCATCATCGGGCTTCTTGCGGGTCTCATCGCCAAGGCGCTCGTGCCGGGCAAGGACCCGGGCGGCATCATCATCACGATGCTCATCGGCATTGCGGGCGGCCTTCTCGGCGGCTGGCTCGGCAAGGTCATCTTCGGCGTCGACTCCATCGACGGCTTCTTCGAACTCTCCACCTGGATCGCGGCCATCGTCGGCTCGATCATCCTGCTCGTGCTCTACCGGGTCATCACCGGCAACCGCCGCCACGCCTGA